From a single Thermodesulfovibrionia bacterium genomic region:
- a CDS encoding ATP-binding cassette domain-containing protein, producing MELLKLENIKKSFPIKGKRFVKAVDDVSFSVSKGEVFGLVGESGCGKSTVAKLILRLIEPTEGKVYFNGIDVVTAGSRELSKIRKGLQIIFQDPLASLNPRKNIIDAVGEALIINRIVSRGDVKERVVHLLEKVGIDPDALYRYPHEFSGGQRQRICIARALAVEPLLLVADEALSALDVSIQAQIMNLMEDLRKDSGLSYVFISHNLLVIEHFSDRVAVMYLGKIIELSKTDELFEKPLHPYTEALLSAVPKPEVSEKKERIILEGDVPSPVNIPSGCPFHPRCHKRFGLCDKEIPVLKDQGNGRLVSCHLWG from the coding sequence ATGGAACTGCTGAAGCTTGAGAACATAAAAAAATCCTTCCCCATAAAGGGCAAGCGCTTTGTTAAGGCTGTAGATGACGTCAGCTTCTCTGTATCAAAGGGCGAGGTCTTCGGACTTGTCGGCGAGAGCGGCTGCGGCAAGTCTACTGTTGCTAAATTGATCCTGCGCCTTATCGAGCCTACTGAAGGGAAGGTCTATTTTAACGGGATCGATGTGGTTACTGCCGGGAGCAGGGAACTCTCAAAGATAAGAAAGGGGCTTCAGATAATATTTCAGGACCCGCTTGCCTCCCTTAATCCGAGAAAGAATATCATTGATGCCGTTGGTGAGGCTCTTATCATTAACAGGATAGTAAGCAGAGGGGATGTTAAAGAGCGTGTTGTGCATCTCCTTGAAAAGGTCGGTATCGATCCGGACGCGCTTTACAGGTATCCCCATGAATTCAGCGGCGGCCAGAGGCAGAGGATATGCATAGCCAGGGCGCTTGCTGTTGAGCCCCTGCTTCTGGTTGCGGATGAGGCGCTTTCAGCGCTTGACGTATCGATACAGGCGCAGATAATGAACCTGATGGAAGACCTTCGGAAAGATTCAGGGTTATCATATGTCTTTATCAGCCACAACCTGCTTGTGATAGAGCACTTCAGCGACAGGGTGGCGGTGATGTATCTCGGCAAGATAATTGAGCTCTCAAAGACAGATGAGCTTTTTGAGAAACCACTGCATCCTTATACCGAAGCGCTTCTTTCAGCAGTACCCAAGCCTGAGGTTTCAGAGAAGAAGGAGAGGATAATCCTTGAGGGCGATGTGCCGAGCCCAGTGAATATCCCGTCAGGCTGTCCGTTCCATCCGCGATGCCACAAAAGGTTCGGGCTGTGTGATAAGGAGATCCCGGTGCTTAAAGATCAGGGCAACGGCAGGCTGGTCTCGTGCCATTTGTGGGGATAG
- a CDS encoding pyridoxine 5'-phosphate synthase, with the protein MMLLGVNVDHVATLREARKGEYPDPVIAANHAIKGGADGITVHLREDRRHIQDRDLKILVNSINVELNLEMAATDEMIGIAIKLRPDMVTLVPEKRQELTTEGGLDLVKGKKKIQKAIDTIQAAGIPVSLFINPSEADVAASEGMGAAMVEIHTGRYADAKGRQRTLELKRVKDAVKKGLELGLFVNAGHGLNSGNVKSIAAIKGIRALYIGHGIISDSVFVGLEKAVREMKKLIKESSKVACS; encoded by the coding sequence ATAATGCTGTTAGGTGTTAATGTTGATCATGTTGCAACTTTGAGAGAGGCGAGGAAGGGGGAATACCCTGATCCTGTTATCGCTGCAAACCATGCCATTAAGGGCGGGGCAGACGGTATTACCGTGCATCTCAGGGAGGACAGGAGGCACATACAGGACAGGGACCTGAAGATCCTGGTGAATAGCATCAATGTCGAGCTTAACCTTGAGATGGCTGCGACTGATGAGATGATAGGTATTGCGATAAAGCTGAGGCCTGACATGGTGACGCTTGTGCCTGAAAAGAGGCAGGAGCTTACGACAGAAGGGGGGCTTGACCTTGTGAAGGGCAAAAAGAAGATACAGAAAGCGATAGACACGATACAGGCAGCAGGCATACCTGTAAGCCTCTTTATCAATCCGTCAGAGGCTGATGTGGCTGCCTCAGAGGGTATGGGCGCGGCAATGGTCGAGATACATACCGGCCGTTATGCCGATGCAAAGGGAAGGCAAAGAACTCTTGAACTCAAGAGGGTAAAGGATGCGGTTAAGAAAGGGCTTGAGCTCGGCCTCTTTGTCAATGCAGGCCATGGGCTGAACTCCGGGAATGTGAAGAGCATCGCGGCGATCAAAGGCATAAGAGCGCTTTACATAGGCCACGGCATTATATCGGATTCAGTATTTGTCGGGCTTGAGAAGGCGGTAAGAGAGATGAAGAAACTGATAAAGGAGAGCAGTAAAGTAGCCTGCTCATAA
- the acpS gene encoding holo-ACP synthase: protein MIYGIGIDLVKVDRMKEVSEKWQERFYKRVFTDSEVAYCREKGNPYLSLAVRFAAKEAVIKAIGSRALIDLTDIEVVNSDTGKPYIKIEGKLKEFFQDNGIKHCHLSLSHEREYGIASVVLES from the coding sequence ATGATCTACGGAATCGGAATAGACCTGGTCAAGGTTGACAGGATGAAAGAGGTCTCGGAGAAGTGGCAGGAGAGGTTTTATAAAAGAGTCTTCACTGACAGTGAGGTAGCTTATTGCCGTGAGAAGGGTAACCCGTATCTTTCTCTTGCCGTCCGTTTTGCAGCCAAGGAGGCTGTTATAAAGGCCATCGGTTCAAGGGCGTTAATTGACCTGACGGATATCGAGGTTGTTAACAGCGATACGGGCAAACCTTATATAAAGATAGAAGGGAAGCTCAAGGAATTCTTTCAGGATAACGGCATCAAACACTGTCACCTTTCACTGAGTCACGAGAGAGAGTACGGCATCGCATCAGTTGTGCTGGAAAGTTGA
- a CDS encoding NAD(P)H-hydrate dehydratase, whose amino-acid sequence MIKVATAHEMMEIDRAAINRYGIAGIELMERAGLACVDKINQMYSYETAYVLCGGGNNGGDGFVIARILNGEGRNVKAFLAVPASKLKGDAKTNYIRAKKAGVQIFPISKFLTSHSSHITRHNLIIDALFGTGLSKEIKSPLSGVINKVNSLSSPVLSVDIPSGISSDTGQIMGCAVKADHTVTFGLPKRGHLLYPGAEYTGRLSIADIGFPQKLLTSSKIKANLIQKADALSLMPQRPKDSHKGTYGHVLIIAGSRGKTGAALMTAKACLRTGAGLVTIGIPDSLVDTFQARVTEEMILPLPDKGNGTLSSAAVPVILKFLEKRGTVLAIGPGISNDKEISALVCELIIRSHVPIVIDADGLNAIAGKTSILKRSGAPVILTPHSGEMARLLNRKAEKLKEDRINTAISFAKKTKAYLVLKGAPTVIAAPSGDAFINSTGNPGMSTAGAGDVLTGMISAFLAQGLNPQKASILGVYMHGNAGDIAAEKKGEHSLIASDIIKAIPSAFRSIFK is encoded by the coding sequence ATGATCAAGGTTGCGACCGCGCATGAGATGATGGAGATTGACCGGGCTGCCATAAACAGATACGGCATTGCCGGCATAGAGCTTATGGAGCGGGCTGGGCTTGCCTGTGTTGATAAGATAAATCAGATGTATAGCTATGAAACTGCCTATGTTCTGTGCGGTGGCGGCAACAACGGCGGAGACGGATTTGTCATAGCACGGATTCTTAATGGCGAAGGCAGAAATGTAAAGGCATTTCTCGCTGTTCCGGCATCAAAGCTCAAAGGCGATGCAAAGACAAATTACATCAGGGCGAAGAAAGCGGGCGTTCAAATCTTTCCTATCAGTAAATTTTTAACAAGTCACTCATCACATATCACGCGTCACAACCTCATCATTGACGCGCTATTCGGCACAGGGCTAAGCAAGGAAATTAAGTCACCGCTTTCCGGTGTTATAAATAAGGTGAACAGCCTCTCATCACCTGTGCTCTCTGTTGATATCCCATCAGGCATATCTTCAGACACAGGGCAGATCATGGGCTGTGCGGTGAAGGCTGATCACACAGTGACCTTCGGGCTTCCAAAGAGAGGCCACTTGCTTTATCCGGGCGCTGAATATACAGGCAGGCTTTCTATCGCAGACATTGGTTTTCCTCAGAAGTTGTTAACTTCCTCAAAGATAAAGGCCAACCTCATTCAAAAAGCTGACGCGCTTTCACTTATGCCGCAAAGGCCTAAAGACTCTCACAAGGGAACCTACGGACATGTTCTTATAATCGCAGGATCAAGGGGCAAGACAGGCGCAGCTCTCATGACGGCAAAGGCGTGTTTGAGAACAGGCGCAGGGCTTGTCACTATCGGGATACCTGATTCTCTTGTGGATACATTTCAGGCAAGGGTGACTGAGGAGATGATACTGCCTCTGCCTGATAAAGGCAACGGCACACTCTCATCTGCCGCAGTTCCGGTCATTCTTAAATTCTTAGAGAAGAGAGGCACTGTACTGGCAATTGGGCCGGGCATATCAAATGATAAAGAGATATCAGCGCTTGTATGCGAGCTTATCATAAGGTCGCATGTTCCGATAGTCATAGATGCTGACGGATTAAACGCTATCGCAGGTAAGACATCCATCTTGAAGAGGTCAGGCGCGCCTGTTATTCTCACACCTCATTCAGGAGAGATGGCAAGGCTCTTAAATCGCAAGGCAGAAAAATTAAAGGAAGACAGAATTAATACAGCTATCTCTTTTGCGAAGAAGACAAAGGCATATCTTGTTCTTAAAGGAGCGCCGACCGTTATTGCTGCTCCTTCAGGTGATGCGTTCATTAACTCAACAGGCAATCCCGGCATGTCCACCGCAGGGGCAGGAGATGTTCTTACGGGCATGATATCAGCCTTTCTTGCTCAGGGATTGAACCCGCAGAAAGCATCTATCCTTGGTGTATACATGCACGGCAATGCAGGTGATATCGCTGCCGAGAAGAAGGGGGAACATTCACTTATCGCATCTGATATCATAAAAGCGATACCTTCGGCCTTCAGGTCAATATTTAAATAA
- the pgeF gene encoding peptidoglycan editing factor PgeF → MKNFILPSNIALPEVMAFFSTKTASDISIEKLLLEELCIEADIYIPIQKHTDKVHVLKSGMERVIADAVITSRKNVLIGIKVADCVPILLCDKKIGVIGAVHAGWRGTASGILKRSIETMQREFNSLPENIMAAIGPSIKGCSYEVDDNVMKAVRSASGDGGYIKEAGEKYFIDLAHANRLQAVSSGVPEQNIWLSDECTFCNAEKFHSYRHSGENAGRQGGFIMMW, encoded by the coding sequence ATGAAGAACTTTATATTGCCTTCAAACATCGCATTGCCGGAGGTCATGGCATTCTTTTCAACCAAGACCGCATCAGATATAAGCATTGAAAAGTTATTGCTTGAGGAGTTGTGTATTGAGGCTGATATATATATCCCCATACAGAAACATACTGACAAGGTGCATGTGCTTAAGTCAGGCATGGAACGTGTGATCGCCGATGCAGTAATAACATCGAGAAAGAATGTTCTGATCGGGATAAAGGTGGCAGACTGTGTCCCAATACTTCTGTGTGATAAGAAGATCGGAGTTATTGGCGCGGTTCACGCAGGCTGGAGAGGCACAGCATCCGGCATACTGAAACGCTCTATCGAAACGATGCAGAGAGAGTTCAATTCACTTCCTGAAAATATCATGGCAGCGATAGGCCCGAGCATAAAGGGCTGTTCTTATGAGGTTGATGATAATGTCATGAAGGCTGTCAGGTCTGCTTCTGGTGACGGCGGTTATATTAAAGAGGCCGGTGAAAAATATTTTATCGACCTTGCCCATGCCAACAGGCTTCAGGCGGTATCATCAGGAGTGCCTGAGCAGAACATCTGGCTTTCGGATGAATGCACATTCTGCAATGCCGAGAAGTTCCACTCGTACAGGCATTCAGGCGAAAATGCAGGGCGGCAGGGCGGTTTTATTATGATGTGGTAA
- a CDS encoding CBS domain-containing protein produces the protein MLKVKDFMTRDVITINPDATVEALARLLIEHKFSGVPVVDENKNLVGIVTENDLISKNKRLHIPTIIRLFDAYIMLGSGKMEDEIKKMAATTVDEICVKDVVSVTEETTLEEAATIMSEKSIHLLPVLRGKAVVGIVGKANLVGAMTGDSSK, from the coding sequence ATGCTTAAAGTAAAAGATTTCATGACCAGAGATGTCATAACGATAAATCCCGATGCAACTGTTGAAGCGCTTGCGAGGCTCCTGATAGAGCATAAGTTCAGCGGCGTGCCGGTTGTGGATGAAAACAAGAACCTTGTTGGGATAGTCACTGAGAATGACCTCATCAGCAAGAACAAGAGGCTTCACATCCCGACCATCATCAGGCTGTTTGACGCGTACATCATGCTCGGCTCCGGCAAGATGGAGGATGAGATAAAGAAGATGGCAGCTACAACCGTTGATGAGATATGTGTAAAAGATGTCGTATCCGTAACCGAGGAGACGACTCTGGAAGAGGCTGCCACTATAATGTCTGAGAAGAGTATCCATCTCCTGCCTGTGCTGAGAGGCAAGGCTGTTGTGGGTATCGTCGGCAAGGCGAACCTTGTTGGTGCGATGACAGGTGATAGTTCAAAGTAA
- the tsaE gene encoding tRNA (adenosine(37)-N6)-threonylcarbamoyltransferase complex ATPase subunit type 1 TsaE: MIVQSNSDAETREIGRRIGERLKPGDVVCLYGELGAGKTTMVKGIASVFGIMERDVTSPSFTIIIEHEGEVPFNHVDLYRLSENDVADLGLHEYFNRKSISVIEWAERAVREIPDDAIKVRLSYSGEDRRDILIEGITI; encoded by the coding sequence GTGATAGTTCAAAGTAACAGCGATGCAGAGACAAGAGAGATAGGCCGCAGAATAGGGGAGAGGCTGAAGCCCGGCGATGTGGTCTGTCTTTACGGCGAGCTCGGCGCAGGCAAGACAACTATGGTGAAGGGCATCGCTTCTGTCTTCGGCATTATGGAGCGGGATGTTACCAGCCCGAGTTTCACTATTATAATCGAGCATGAAGGCGAAGTTCCGTTTAACCATGTTGACCTTTACAGGCTCTCTGAGAATGATGTGGCAGATCTCGGCCTGCATGAATATTTCAACAGGAAGAGCATATCTGTTATAGAGTGGGCTGAGAGGGCTGTGAGAGAGATACCTGATGATGCCATAAAGGTCAGGCTCAGCTACTCAGGCGAAGACAGAAGAGATATATTGATAGAGGGAATTACGATATGA
- a CDS encoding NAD(+)/NADH kinase: protein MKNVGIIAKKGVPEAIDAVRDVLQWLKAGKYKVAIDPVTAAALKMKGCPIEKLPSRSDIILVFGGDGTLLSAARLVGSKGVPILGINLGNLGFITELGRDEILLNIDKVFSGKYKLEERIRISADVYRKGKKISQYSALNDVVLNKSALARMFELDILINKQYVTTFRADGLIVSTPTGSTAHSLSAGGPVLYPTVESFLMTPICPHTLTSRPLVIPDNFVLEAIVKSGDNVYLTVDGQVGLPLKVNDSIRIRKADFTTKFIHLQDRDYFYILRSKMKWGE, encoded by the coding sequence ATGAAGAATGTTGGGATAATCGCAAAGAAGGGTGTTCCTGAGGCTATAGACGCTGTGAGGGATGTGCTGCAGTGGCTCAAGGCCGGGAAGTACAAGGTCGCTATTGATCCTGTGACAGCCGCAGCCCTGAAGATGAAGGGATGCCCCATAGAGAAACTTCCCTCAAGGTCTGACATTATCCTGGTCTTCGGTGGAGACGGCACACTCCTGAGCGCTGCGAGGCTCGTCGGCAGTAAGGGCGTTCCGATCCTCGGCATAAACCTCGGCAATCTCGGATTTATTACAGAGCTTGGCAGGGATGAGATACTTTTGAATATTGACAAGGTCTTTTCAGGCAAGTACAAGCTTGAGGAGAGGATACGGATCTCTGCTGATGTTTATCGCAAGGGCAAAAAGATATCTCAATACAGCGCGCTTAATGATGTGGTCCTGAATAAGAGCGCGCTTGCAAGGATGTTCGAACTGGACATACTCATCAACAAACAGTATGTAACAACATTCAGAGCGGACGGGCTGATCGTATCTACGCCTACGGGTTCTACCGCTCATTCACTCTCAGCAGGCGGGCCTGTGCTGTACCCGACGGTTGAATCATTTCTGATGACGCCTATCTGTCCGCATACACTCACAAGCAGGCCACTTGTGATACCTGATAATTTTGTTCTTGAGGCGATAGTAAAGTCTGGCGATAATGTGTATCTCACTGTTGACGGCCAGGTCGGCCTTCCTCTAAAGGTCAACGACAGCATCAGGATACGTAAGGCTGATTTCACCACAAAGTTCATTCATCTGCAGGACAGGGATTATTTTTATATACTCAGGTCAAAGATGAAGTGGGGGGAATAA
- a CDS encoding uracil-DNA glycosylase: protein MTTKNEIIREMKNAMEFYKELGFEYLPVKSIDLSMRRNVIAEKKAEYRSAPAAASSNKEEMLKLLREEIGDCRRCKLCEGRTNIVFGEGSADARLMFIGEGPGKDEDMQARPFVGEAGQILNNLITKRGWKREEVYIANIVKCRPPGNRAPEDDEIAACMPFVQKQIEIIKPKVIMSLGNVATQSLLRIKIPISKARGNFYSYEDIPVMPTFHPAYFLRNPKEKHLTWDDSAKVLEKLKSEEEG from the coding sequence ATGACAACTAAGAATGAAATTATCAGAGAGATGAAGAATGCGATGGAGTTCTATAAAGAGCTCGGGTTCGAGTATCTTCCTGTTAAGAGTATAGACCTCTCCATGCGTCGCAATGTTATCGCTGAAAAAAAGGCTGAATATCGTTCTGCTCCTGCTGCTGCATCTTCAAACAAAGAAGAGATGTTGAAGCTGCTGAGAGAGGAGATTGGGGATTGCAGGCGCTGCAAGCTTTGTGAAGGCAGGACGAATATCGTATTCGGTGAAGGCAGCGCGGATGCGAGGCTTATGTTCATAGGCGAGGGGCCGGGTAAGGATGAGGATATGCAGGCAAGGCCTTTTGTTGGTGAGGCAGGGCAGATACTTAACAACCTTATAACTAAAAGAGGATGGAAGCGCGAAGAGGTTTACATCGCAAATATCGTGAAATGCAGGCCTCCCGGCAACAGGGCGCCGGAAGATGATGAGATTGCGGCATGTATGCCTTTTGTGCAAAAGCAGATAGAGATAATAAAACCAAAAGTGATAATGAGCCTCGGGAATGTGGCTACGCAGTCGCTTCTCAGGATCAAGATCCCGATAAGCAAAGCAAGAGGGAATTTCTACTCTTATGAAGATATCCCTGTCATGCCGACATTTCATCCTGCGTATTTCTTGAGAAATCCAAAAGAGAAACACCTTACCTGGGATGATTCGGCAAAGGTGCTTGAAAAACTGAAAAGCGAAGAGGAGGGTTAA
- a CDS encoding HIT domain-containing protein, with amino-acid sequence MKRLWAPWRMEYILDDHKLDTCLFCHISQAKKINDKKNLILYRSEYCFVMLNKYPYNSGHLMVVPYFHTPSFDGLSDEALFDFIKTIDRSVNVLKKALNPDGFNLGLNFGKVAGAGMGSHMHKHIIPRWTGDTDTMPLISETRVMPEHLMATYAKLSKAFKK; translated from the coding sequence ATGAAAAGACTCTGGGCGCCGTGGAGAATGGAATATATACTGGATGATCACAAACTTGATACCTGCCTCTTTTGTCACATATCACAGGCAAAGAAGATAAACGATAAGAAGAATCTGATCTTATACAGAAGCGAGTACTGTTTTGTCATGCTTAATAAATATCCCTACAACAGCGGACACCTTATGGTCGTTCCATACTTTCATACACCTTCTTTTGACGGGCTTTCAGATGAGGCGCTCTTTGATTTCATAAAGACGATCGACAGGTCTGTGAATGTCCTTAAGAAGGCGCTCAATCCCGACGGCTTTAACCTCGGCCTTAACTTCGGCAAGGTCGCCGGAGCAGGCATGGGCTCGCACATGCACAAGCATATCATCCCCCGGTGGACAGGCGACACAGACACCATGCCGCTCATATCAGAAACAAGGGTCATGCCCGAGCACCTGATGGCGACCTATGCAAAGCTGAGCAAGGCATTTAAGAAGTAG
- a CDS encoding SprT family zinc-dependent metalloprotease, which translates to MQIEISEIIRSRRKTIAVEVRGDASIIVRSPGWVSEKVIKNFVEAKSAWIIKKQKEAGEKISKSPKRNFAEGEEFFYLGDKYNLRVIDDQDVPLKLDGCFMMSHQHRERAREIFTDWYRDEAARIIAKRAELISGMSGREYKKMKITSARRRWGSCTTKGNINFSLFLVMAPLRVIDYVVAHEISHLSELNHSAKFWNKVGSLMPDFKEQKIWLRENGHLLVI; encoded by the coding sequence ATGCAGATCGAAATCTCTGAGATCATAAGATCACGAAGAAAGACCATTGCGGTCGAGGTGCGTGGGGATGCTTCTATCATAGTACGCTCGCCCGGCTGGGTATCTGAAAAGGTCATCAAGAATTTTGTAGAGGCAAAGAGCGCATGGATAATTAAAAAACAGAAAGAGGCCGGAGAAAAGATATCTAAATCGCCTAAGCGTAATTTTGCTGAAGGTGAAGAGTTCTTTTATCTTGGTGATAAATATAATTTGAGAGTGATAGATGATCAGGATGTGCCTTTGAAGCTTGACGGCTGCTTTATGATGTCGCATCAGCATCGTGAACGCGCAAGAGAGATTTTTACAGATTGGTACAGGGACGAGGCAGCCCGGATAATTGCAAAGAGGGCGGAGCTGATCTCAGGCATGTCAGGCCGTGAATATAAAAAGATGAAGATAACATCCGCAAGGAGGCGATGGGGTTCATGCACTACAAAGGGCAATATCAACTTCAGCCTCTTTCTTGTCATGGCTCCGCTGAGGGTCATAGACTATGTTGTTGCTCATGAGATATCGCACCTGTCCGAGCTTAACCACTCTGCTAAATTCTGGAACAAGGTCGGGTCATTGATGCCTGATTTCAAGGAGCAGAAGATATGGCTCAGGGAGAATGGGCATCTGCTGGTTATATAG
- the mutS gene encoding DNA mismatch repair protein MutS, translated as MSELTPLMKQYQQVKRNHPDAILFFRLGDFYEMFGQDAVVASKILQITLTSRSAGKDAKMPMCGIPHFAADNYIAKLINAGHKVAICEQVEDAKDAKGIVNREVVKVVTPGTFHADNPKENNYILSFFQKESIFGIAVADITTGEFFLYETFDNLEDEINRFQPKEVLYPLGLKDSATVGTSLDDYFLTPYDDWYFDYIEAYRKLLKHLNVASLEGYGCEGMIVAISAAGALMNYLEETQKDAVSFSKLSVLRRDSCMLLDAATQRNLEITKNMKSGDIEGSLLGVLDETLTPMGGRLLRTWIVNPLLSPDEIKTRQSAVGALLESGAKLSRIHDLLDRTADIERIASKINNESANARDLTALKSSLKSFPELKEVISSISNKRMSVLSANIDELNDLMSLIDGAINEDAPMSMRDGGLIKHGYNAGIDELRDISGSVKDFIVTLQKSEREKTGISSLKVGFNRIFGYFIEITNTNLPQVPDHYIRKQTLVGGERFITPELKEYETKILGAEERLKVLEYDLFVEIRNEAAKEVARLQKSSSAIAELDVLYSLARVAKKYSYECPVVDDGDRIEITDGRHPVIERLASDERFVPNDVLLDNGANNVLIITGPNMAGKSTYMRQVALIVLMAQMGSYVPAASARIGVVDRIFTRIGASDVITKGQSTFMLEMLETANILNNATDKSLIILDEVGRGTSTFDGISIAWAVVEYIANRLHSRTLFATHYNELTELSIVLDGIKNLNVAVKEWGEEIIFLRKIEEGPADKSYGIQVARLAGLPQDAITRAKEILSNLEKSELNELGAPKLAYSSDAERSKKSSVGQLDLFTTQADPVLKEILGLDVMSMTPIDALNKLYEIKRRLSDKGGKTS; from the coding sequence ATGTCTGAACTTACCCCTTTAATGAAACAATATCAGCAGGTCAAGCGCAACCATCCGGATGCGATATTATTCTTCCGTCTGGGGGATTTCTATGAGATGTTCGGCCAGGATGCGGTTGTTGCCTCAAAGATCCTTCAGATAACCCTCACTTCCAGAAGCGCGGGCAAGGACGCTAAGATGCCGATGTGCGGGATTCCTCATTTTGCAGCTGACAATTACATCGCAAAACTTATCAATGCGGGCCATAAGGTCGCTATATGCGAGCAGGTCGAGGATGCCAAAGACGCAAAGGGTATTGTGAATAGAGAGGTTGTAAAGGTAGTCACTCCGGGAACATTCCATGCTGACAATCCTAAGGAGAACAATTACATCCTGTCATTCTTTCAAAAGGAGAGCATCTTCGGCATCGCAGTCGCTGATATTACAACTGGCGAGTTCTTTCTTTACGAGACCTTTGACAATCTCGAAGATGAGATTAACAGGTTCCAGCCCAAGGAAGTGCTTTATCCTCTCGGCTTAAAGGACAGCGCAACTGTGGGAACCAGCCTTGATGATTATTTTCTCACGCCTTATGACGACTGGTATTTTGATTACATCGAGGCATATAGAAAGCTCCTGAAACATTTAAATGTTGCCTCTCTTGAAGGCTACGGGTGCGAGGGTATGATCGTTGCCATTTCTGCTGCAGGCGCTTTGATGAACTATCTTGAAGAGACACAGAAGGATGCTGTCTCATTCAGTAAATTAAGCGTGCTGAGGCGCGACTCATGCATGCTGCTTGATGCCGCTACCCAGAGGAACCTTGAGATCACAAAGAATATGAAGAGCGGTGATATCGAGGGCAGCCTGCTTGGCGTGCTTGACGAGACTCTTACTCCCATGGGAGGAAGGCTGCTGAGGACATGGATAGTGAATCCCCTTCTCAGCCCTGATGAAATAAAGACGAGGCAGTCTGCTGTCGGCGCGCTTTTAGAAAGCGGGGCGAAGCTTTCACGGATACATGATCTCCTTGACAGGACAGCTGACATCGAGAGGATAGCTTCCAAAATAAATAACGAAAGCGCCAATGCGCGTGACCTTACGGCGCTGAAGTCTTCTCTGAAGAGTTTCCCAGAGCTGAAGGAAGTTATAAGCAGTATCAGTAATAAGAGGATGTCGGTTCTTTCAGCAAATATTGATGAACTCAATGACCTTATGTCACTGATAGATGGAGCCATTAATGAAGACGCGCCCATGAGCATGAGGGACGGCGGGCTTATTAAGCACGGCTATAATGCCGGGATAGACGAGCTGCGTGATATAAGCGGAAGCGTCAAGGACTTTATCGTAACACTTCAGAAGAGCGAGAGGGAGAAAACAGGTATCTCATCTCTCAAGGTGGGCTTTAACAGGATATTCGGCTATTTCATAGAGATCACAAATACAAACCTCCCTCAGGTCCCTGATCATTATATAAGGAAGCAGACGCTGGTTGGCGGCGAAAGGTTCATAACTCCTGAGCTGAAAGAATATGAGACAAAGATACTCGGAGCTGAAGAGAGGCTCAAGGTTCTGGAGTATGACCTCTTTGTTGAGATAAGGAATGAGGCTGCAAAAGAGGTAGCCCGGCTTCAGAAGAGCTCTTCAGCCATAGCAGAGCTTGATGTGCTTTACTCTCTGGCGCGCGTTGCCAAAAAATACAGCTATGAGTGCCCTGTTGTTGATGACGGTGACAGGATAGAGATAACTGACGGCAGGCATCCTGTTATCGAGAGGCTTGCGTCTGATGAGAGGTTTGTTCCCAATGACGTACTGCTTGATAACGGCGCAAACAATGTCCTGATAATAACCGGCCCCAACATGGCGGGCAAGTCAACATATATGAGGCAGGTGGCGCTCATAGTGCTTATGGCGCAGATGGGCAGCTATGTGCCTGCAGCTTCTGCGAGGATAGGCGTTGTTGACAGGATATTTACAAGGATAGGCGCATCTGATGTGATTACAAAAGGCCAGAGCACATTCATGCTTGAGATGCTTGAGACCGCGAACATACTCAATAACGCGACTGACAAGAGCCTTATCATTTTGGATGAGGTTGGCAGGGGAACAAGCACATTTGACGGCATAAGCATCGCATGGGCTGTTGTTGAATACATAGCGAACAGGCTTCATTCAAGGACCCTCTTTGCGACGCATTACAATGAACTTACGGAACTCTCTATAGTTTTAGACGGAATAAAGAACCTCAATGTTGCAGTAAAAGAGTGGGGCGAAGAGATAATTTTCTTAAGAAAGATAGAAGAAGGCCCGGCTGACAAGAGCTACGGCATACAGGTAGCGAGGCTTGCGGGCCTTCCTCAAGATGCTATTACGAGGGCGAAAGAGATACTCTCAAACCTTGAGAAGTCCGAGCTGAACGAACTCGGCGCGCCGAAGCTTGCATATTCATCTGACGCTGAGCGCTCTAAAAAAAGCTCTGTCGGACAGCTTGACCTCTTTACCACACAGGCAGACCCTGTGCTAAAGGAGATACTCGGGCTTGATGTTATGAGCATGACCCCGATCGACGCGCTTAATAAGCTGTATGAGATAAAGAGACGGCTTTCGGATAAGGGCGGAAAGACATCGTGA